A genomic region of Eucalyptus grandis isolate ANBG69807.140 chromosome 5, ASM1654582v1, whole genome shotgun sequence contains the following coding sequences:
- the LOC104447483 gene encoding cysteine-rich receptor-like protein kinase 10 — MACKCMEGVEWTILEGRQFKHCCSYNCLPISLAHAITKPAMKSSFTVSISLFFFLNFLSVYTRSSEAAPEYLFHDCPNTTLFTPNSTYGSNLDALLSSLSSTANNSTDGFANATAGQNPPDQAYGLFLCRGDLDIATCSDCVSTGKQGILQKCPNQRVSVIWYNECMLRYSNEYIFSVMEEVPAITMVNTVNISDPARFRQVLGRSIREVAYTASGKASGKKFASTKMNFTSLQNLYTMAQCTPDLMELECNSCLLSAIKLLEGSQGARALTPSCNARFELYPFYNGTAVQASPPPPVTTSEGSPPPPHPPPVTTPEGKNNKFTVITIVIVVPTGGVMILLFLTCLLRRRGKRNMKSSKEKVVQTNLLPWSPCNMTWLPYKPRQMISLMKANWVKVDLVKFSSGYMAPEYAMHGEFSVKSDVYSYGIILLEIICGKRNNYHHQLGGGEYLASHAWNQWREGTPLKVLDPAIVDSYSRDQVLRCLHICLLCIQEDPAIRPTMATVVLMLSSNSITLTSPQHPAFFIRSISQGLNIPIRELESDESANRTMPSSINGMSVTELYPR, encoded by the exons ATGGCGTGCAAGTGCATGGAAGGTGTAGAATGGACAATTCTTGAGGGACGACAATTCAAACATTGTTGTTCCTATAATTGCTTGCCGATCTCGCTAGCGCATGCTATCACCAAACCAGCCATGAAGTCTTCCTTCACCGTctccatctctcttttcttcttcctcaattttCTCAGTGTCTATACTCGAAGTTCTGAGGCGGCACCCGAATATCTGTTTCATGATTGCCCAAACACCACCCTCTTCACTCCCAACTCCACCTACGGATCCAACCTCGACgccctcctctcttccctctcctccACCGCCAACAACAGCACCGATGGCTTCGCCAACGCCACTGCCGGCCAAAACCCTCCCGATCAGGCCTACGGGCTCTTCCTCTGCCGTGGTGACCTCGACATCGCCACGTGCAGCGACTGCGTCTCCACTGGAAAACAGGGGATCCTCCAGAAATGCCCCAACCAGCGAGTCTCTGTGATCTGGTACAACGAGTGCATGTTGAGGTACTCGAACGAGTACATCTTCTCCGTCATGGAAGAGGTGCCTGCCATAACGATGGTCAACACCGTGAACATCTCTGACCCGGCCAGGTTCAGGCAAGTACTTGGAAGGAGCATCAGAGAAGTTGCCTATACGGCTTCGGGCAAAGCATCCGGGAAGAAATTCGCGAGCACAAAGATGAATTTCACAAGCTTGCAGAATCTGTACACGATGGCGCAGTGCACGCCGGACTTGATGGAGTTGGAGTGTAACAGCTGCCTCCTGTCAGCGATTAAACTTCTCGAAGGGAGTCAAGGAGCGAGGGCATTAACTCCGAGCTGCAACGCGAGGTTCGAGTTGTACCCCTTTTACAATGGCACTGCAGTGCAGGCCTCACCTCCTCCTCCGGTTACGACATCTGAAGGTTCACCTCCTCCTCCCCATCCTCCTCCCGTGACAACACCTGAAG GAAAAAACAACAAATTCACAGTGATAACCATTGTCATAGTCGTTCCCACTGGAGGTGTTATGAtacttctctttctcacttgtttgcttcgaagaagaggaaaaagaaatatgaagTCATCAAAGGAAAAAGTG GTGCAAACGAACTTATTACCATGGAGTCCTTGCAATATGACTTGGCTACCATACAAGCCGCGACAAATGATTTCTCTCATGAAAGCAAATTGGGTGAAGGTGGATTTGGTGAAGTTTTCCAG TGGTTACATGGCTCCAgaatatgcaatgcatggagAGTTCTCAGTGAAATCTGATGTTTATAGTTATGGCATAATACTTCTAGAGATCATTTGCGGCAAGAGGAATAACTACCACCACCAATTGGGTGGGGGTGAATATCTTGCTAGTCAT GCATGGAATCAATGGAGAGAAGGCACGCCCTTGAAAGTGTTGGACCCAGCTATCGTGGATTCATATTCAAGAGATCAAGTGCTTCGATGCCTGCACATTTGCTTATTATGCATTCAGGAAGATCCGGCTATTAGACCTACCATGGCAACTGTAGTTCTCATGCTCAGTAGTAATTCCATTACTCTGACATCACCTCAACATCCGGCCTTCTTCATCCGAAGTATATCGCAGGGATTGAACATCCCAATAAGAGAGCTTGAATCGGATGAATCCGCCAATAGGACTATGCCTTCATCGATCAATGGCATGTCAGTTACCGAATTGTACCCCAGGTGA